In the genome of Gloeotrichia echinulata CP02, one region contains:
- a CDS encoding nucleoside deaminase, which yields MNPEYFMSLALAEAKKGDAPYGAVIVKDNEVVAVGYNTVRRDSDPSAHAEINVIRSLTAKLKIPSLEGYSIYTTGEPCPMCATACVWTGISEIIYGVSIQDLISVNQSQINISCEEVIAKSFRNIKVTKGILKSECLQLFNS from the coding sequence ATGAACCCAGAATACTTTATGAGTCTAGCATTGGCAGAAGCAAAAAAAGGTGATGCGCCTTACGGTGCGGTGATTGTTAAAGATAACGAAGTAGTTGCCGTAGGTTATAATACTGTAAGGCGAGATAGCGATCCATCTGCTCATGCCGAAATAAATGTGATTCGCAGTTTAACGGCTAAACTTAAAATTCCTTCTTTAGAAGGTTATAGCATATATACAACTGGCGAACCTTGTCCGATGTGTGCGACTGCTTGTGTTTGGACAGGGATATCAGAAATTATCTATGGTGTTTCTATTCAAGATTTAATTTCTGTAAATCAGTCGCAGATTAATATTTCTTGTGAAGAAGTGATTGCGAAGTCTTTTCGGAATATCAAGGTTACAAAAGGGATTTTAAAATCAGAATGCTTACAGTTATTTAACAGTTAA
- the tkt gene encoding transketolase — translation MAVATQSLEELCINSIRFLAIDAVEKAKSGHPGLPMGAAPMAFVLWDRFLKFNPKNPKWFNRDRFVLSAGHGSMLQYALLYLAGYDSVTIEDIKQFRQWGSKTPGHPENFETDGVEVTTGPLGQGIANGVGLAIAEAHLAAKYNKPDATIVDHYTYVILGDGCNMEGISGEAASFAGHLGLGKLIALYDDNHISIDGSTDVAFTEDVSLRFEAYGWHVLHVKDGNTDLEAIANAIAAAKAVTDKPTMIKVTTTIGYGSPNKQNTAGIHGAALGTDEVAKTREKLVWEYEPFVVPQDALNHTRKAVERGAGYEADWNKTYADYKSKYPQEASEFERYISSKLPDGWDKVLPTYTPEDKALPTRKHSETCLNKLAVVLPELIGGSADLTHSNLTEIKGKGDFQKGQYQNPNIHYGVREHAMGAIVNGIALHGSGLIPYGATFLIFTDYMRAAIRLSALSQAGGIWVMTHDSIGQGEDGPTHQPIETLASLRAIPNLTVIRPADGNESSGAYKIAIERAKANAPTLLAFTRQNVPNLAGTSIEGVAKGGYTVVETEGTPDIILIGTGSELSLCVTAAEKLTAEGKKVRVVSLPAWDLFETQDAAYKESVLPKAVTKRLAVEAASSFGWHKYIGTEGDIVSIDRFGASAPGGVLLEKFGFSVDNVLAKAKALLG, via the coding sequence ATGGCTGTTGCAACCCAATCCCTCGAAGAACTTTGTATTAACTCCATCCGCTTTTTGGCAATTGATGCCGTCGAAAAGGCAAAATCGGGACACCCAGGGCTGCCGATGGGCGCGGCTCCTATGGCTTTTGTGCTATGGGACCGCTTTTTGAAGTTTAATCCCAAAAATCCTAAGTGGTTCAACCGCGATCGCTTTGTCTTGTCTGCTGGTCATGGCTCTATGTTGCAGTATGCCCTGCTCTATCTGGCAGGCTACGATAGTGTCACGATTGAAGATATCAAGCAATTCCGCCAATGGGGTTCTAAAACTCCCGGTCACCCAGAAAACTTTGAAACAGATGGTGTGGAAGTCACCACTGGACCCCTGGGTCAAGGAATTGCCAATGGGGTCGGTTTGGCAATAGCGGAAGCTCACCTCGCCGCTAAGTATAACAAACCCGATGCCACAATTGTTGACCATTACACCTACGTAATTTTGGGTGATGGTTGCAACATGGAAGGTATTTCCGGTGAAGCTGCTTCTTTCGCAGGGCACTTGGGATTAGGCAAACTCATCGCTCTGTACGACGATAACCACATCTCTATCGATGGTTCCACAGATGTGGCATTCACCGAAGATGTTTCTTTGCGCTTTGAAGCTTACGGTTGGCATGTCCTGCATGTTAAAGATGGTAATACCGATTTAGAAGCGATCGCCAATGCCATTGCCGCAGCCAAAGCTGTCACCGACAAGCCGACGATGATTAAGGTGACAACTACCATCGGGTACGGTTCCCCCAACAAGCAAAACACCGCTGGAATTCACGGTGCGGCTTTGGGTACAGATGAAGTAGCCAAAACTCGGGAAAAATTGGTCTGGGAATACGAGCCTTTCGTTGTCCCCCAAGACGCTCTCAACCACACCCGCAAAGCAGTGGAACGCGGTGCTGGCTACGAAGCCGACTGGAACAAGACATATGCTGACTACAAATCTAAGTATCCCCAAGAAGCATCTGAGTTTGAACGTTACATTAGCAGCAAATTGCCTGACGGTTGGGATAAGGTTCTGCCAACCTACACCCCCGAAGACAAAGCACTCCCCACCCGGAAGCACTCAGAAACCTGCTTGAACAAACTGGCGGTAGTTTTACCTGAGTTAATTGGTGGTTCCGCTGACTTGACCCACTCCAACCTGACCGAGATCAAAGGTAAAGGCGATTTCCAAAAAGGGCAATACCAAAACCCCAACATCCACTATGGTGTGCGGGAACATGCTATGGGCGCAATTGTTAATGGTATAGCGCTGCATGGTTCGGGATTAATTCCCTACGGTGCTACCTTCTTGATCTTCACAGACTACATGCGGGCTGCTATCCGCTTATCTGCTTTGTCCCAAGCTGGTGGAATTTGGGTGATGACCCATGACTCCATTGGACAAGGTGAAGATGGCCCCACCCACCAACCCATCGAAACTCTGGCTTCACTGCGGGCTATTCCTAACCTGACTGTGATTCGCCCCGCAGACGGAAATGAAAGTTCTGGGGCTTATAAAATAGCGATTGAGAGGGCAAAAGCAAATGCTCCTACCCTGTTGGCGTTTACCCGTCAAAATGTCCCCAACTTGGCTGGTACCTCCATTGAGGGTGTGGCTAAGGGTGGATACACTGTGGTGGAAACCGAAGGTACTCCTGATATCATCCTGATTGGCACGGGTTCAGAATTGAGCCTCTGCGTCACTGCAGCTGAGAAACTCACAGCCGAAGGTAAGAAGGTTCGTGTTGTTTCCCTACCTGCGTGGGATCTGTTTGAAACACAGGATGCAGCTTATAAAGAATCTGTTCTCCCGAAAGCTGTCACCAAGCGCTTGGCTGTAGAAGCTGCTTCCAGTTTTGGCTGGCACAAGTACATTGGTACTGAAGGCGATATTGTGAGCATTGATCGCTTTGGTGCTTCGGCTCCAGGTGGTGTTTTGTTAGAAAAGTTTGGCTTTAGCGTTGATAATGTGTTAGCTAAGGCTAAAGCATTGTTGGGTTAA
- a CDS encoding DUF4276 family protein — MDFISINLAVEDPLSEAVLRAILHQSNRPYQVGTCYCQHGFGYLKKTIKGFNNAAKGTPYIVLTDLDKKECPLEIIQEWLPSPKHPNLLFRIAVREVEAWLLADSEAFAKFLGVQQTLIPQDVDIINDPKQTLINIARKSKKRELREAIVPKLNSTAKVGRDYNGQLIYFVEHFWHVEVAKYSSPSLQRAVNAIATFEPI, encoded by the coding sequence GTGGACTTCATCTCTATTAATTTAGCTGTTGAAGACCCGCTAAGTGAAGCTGTATTGCGGGCAATTTTACACCAATCAAACCGTCCTTATCAAGTGGGTACATGTTATTGTCAACACGGTTTCGGCTATCTTAAAAAGACTATAAAGGGATTTAATAATGCTGCCAAAGGAACCCCTTATATAGTCTTGACAGACCTTGACAAAAAAGAATGTCCACTGGAAATAATTCAAGAATGGCTACCTTCCCCAAAACATCCTAATCTTTTATTCCGTATCGCTGTTAGAGAAGTCGAAGCATGGCTTTTAGCTGATAGCGAAGCCTTTGCCAAATTCCTGGGAGTACAACAAACATTGATTCCTCAAGATGTGGATATAATTAATGATCCTAAACAAACACTGATTAATATTGCTAGGAAATCTAAAAAACGTGAATTGCGCGAAGCTATAGTCCCAAAACTTAACAGCACTGCAAAGGTAGGTCGAGACTATAATGGACAGTTGATTTACTTTGTTGAGCATTTTTGGCACGTGGAAGTTGCTAAGTATTCTTCTCCAAGCCTACAACGGGCTGTAAATGCCATAGCTACATTTGAGCCAATATGA
- a CDS encoding type II toxin-antitoxin system VapC family toxin encodes MTYLLDSNIVSYILKKITTVNNKLREVNLRGDEIFISCITYYEVKRGLLAVNATRQLADFQQFCSDYEILFVDDIEIIEKACEIHLDLKLRGLTIQEQDIFIAATAITRGLILVSNDSDLQRVQGLNLENWLVES; translated from the coding sequence GTGACTTATCTCCTTGATTCAAATATTGTTAGTTACATTTTGAAAAAAATTACAACTGTTAATAATAAATTACGGGAGGTAAATCTTCGCGGGGATGAAATATTTATCAGTTGTATAACTTACTATGAAGTTAAACGAGGACTTTTAGCTGTAAATGCTACGAGACAGTTAGCCGATTTTCAGCAGTTTTGTAGTGATTATGAAATTTTATTCGTGGATGATATAGAAATTATCGAAAAAGCCTGCGAAATTCATCTAGATTTAAAACTCAGGGGTTTAACTATCCAAGAGCAAGATATATTCATAGCAGCAACTGCTATTACACGCGGCTTAATTCTGGTTTCTAATGATTCTGATTTGCAGAGAGTGCAGGGTTTAAATTTAGAAAATTGGCTAGTTGAATCTTAG
- a CDS encoding AAA family ATPase — protein MIISHIILKNWRNFLSVDVKLDDRIFVVGPNACGKSNFLDVFRFLRDIAKPGGGLQTAVRDRGGVSKIRCLSAQQNPKIEIEVHLSDYSSAEPIWKYAIGITQQTRGYRQPILAYERVWKGNERIVNRPNEDDQKDELRLTQTHLEQISANANFREISKFFESVLYLHLIPQLLRYPDAFSGSGISEDPFGRSFLERITKTPEKTRKSRLTKIENALRSAVPQLKQLTDTKDEMGVPHLEAVYEHWRPKAGKQREDQFSDGTLRLIGLLWSLLETDSLLLLEEPELSLNAAIVKKLPSLMYRIQRQKKRQIILTTHSADLLEDEGIGAEEILLLKPSPEGTNIIQASSIDNVRDLLEGGLSVAEAVLPLTKPSEINQLELNP, from the coding sequence ATGATTATCTCTCATATCATCCTAAAAAATTGGCGCAATTTTCTCTCAGTAGATGTTAAATTAGACGACAGAATTTTTGTAGTTGGACCTAATGCGTGTGGTAAATCAAACTTTCTGGATGTATTCCGCTTTCTGCGTGACATTGCTAAACCAGGAGGTGGTTTACAGACGGCTGTCAGAGACCGTGGAGGAGTATCGAAGATTCGCTGTCTTTCAGCGCAGCAAAATCCGAAGATTGAAATTGAGGTACATCTTTCAGATTACTCTAGTGCTGAACCTATATGGAAGTATGCAATTGGAATAACGCAACAGACCAGAGGTTACCGTCAACCTATTTTGGCTTATGAACGTGTATGGAAGGGAAATGAAAGGATAGTTAATAGACCAAACGAAGATGATCAAAAAGATGAGTTACGACTAACACAGACGCACTTAGAGCAAATTAGTGCTAATGCAAATTTCCGAGAAATTTCTAAGTTCTTTGAATCCGTCTTATATCTACACCTTATACCCCAGTTACTGCGTTATCCCGATGCATTTTCTGGATCGGGTATTTCCGAAGATCCTTTTGGGCGAAGTTTTCTAGAACGCATTACCAAAACTCCTGAAAAAACACGCAAATCGCGACTGACCAAGATTGAAAATGCTTTGCGTTCAGCTGTTCCCCAATTGAAACAACTGACTGATACAAAAGATGAGATGGGTGTTCCACATTTAGAAGCAGTATATGAGCATTGGCGTCCAAAAGCAGGTAAACAAAGAGAAGATCAATTTTCTGATGGTACATTACGTCTAATAGGCTTACTTTGGTCATTACTAGAAACTGATTCACTACTACTTCTGGAGGAACCAGAGTTATCTTTAAATGCAGCTATAGTTAAAAAATTGCCCTCTTTAATGTATCGAATACAGCGTCAAAAAAAAAGACAAATAATACTCACTACACATAGTGCAGATCTACTGGAAGATGAAGGAATTGGTGCTGAAGAAATTCTACTTTTAAAACCAAGTCCAGAGGGCACTAATATTATTCAAGCATCCTCAATTGATAATGTCCGTGATTTACTAGAAGGAGGGTTAAGCGTAGCGGAAGCAGTCCTACCATTAACTAAACCATCTGAAATTAATCAATTGGAGCTTAATCCGTAG
- a CDS encoding ion transporter encodes MLLSREKTEFYLKDLETPVGKAINLTIAGLVLLSSGIFVGETYNIPDDVRLLLNLVDSAIFIIFTLEYILRIWSAENKITYILSFYSIIDLMAILPFLLGAVDIRFIRLLRWFRILRLMRFIDKRFLCGRFSTEDGVTFTRILFTLFAIIFVYSGLIYQVEHPINPKAFATFLDAFYFSIVTMTTVGFGDVIPISELGRLLTVLMIFTGIALIPWQVGDLIKRLVKNTTQVETVCSGCGLAFHDVDAGFCKRCGTKLPARKVD; translated from the coding sequence ATGTTATTGAGCAGAGAAAAAACCGAATTCTACTTAAAAGACCTAGAAACACCAGTAGGTAAAGCAATTAATTTAACGATTGCTGGACTAGTGCTGTTGTCATCAGGAATTTTTGTCGGAGAAACTTATAATATTCCTGATGATGTCCGGTTACTGTTAAATCTAGTAGATTCCGCTATCTTCATAATTTTTACCTTGGAATATATACTCCGTATATGGAGTGCAGAAAACAAAATTACCTACATTCTGAGTTTCTATTCAATTATTGACTTAATGGCAATTTTGCCATTTCTTCTGGGAGCAGTAGATATACGTTTTATTCGGTTGCTGCGATGGTTCCGAATTTTAAGGTTAATGAGGTTTATAGATAAAAGATTTTTATGTGGAAGGTTCAGCACAGAAGATGGTGTCACCTTTACCCGAATATTATTTACTTTATTTGCGATTATATTTGTTTATTCAGGCTTAATTTATCAAGTCGAGCATCCAATTAACCCCAAAGCTTTTGCTACTTTTTTGGATGCGTTTTATTTCTCGATAGTCACAATGACCACTGTGGGATTTGGCGATGTCATCCCAATTTCCGAATTAGGTCGTCTGCTAACAGTATTAATGATTTTTACAGGAATTGCCTTGATTCCTTGGCAAGTTGGTGATTTAATTAAGCGATTGGTGAAAAATACAACTCAAGTAGAAACAGTTTGTTCCGGTTGTGGTTTAGCTTTTCATGATGTCGATGCTGGTTTTTGTAAAAGGTGTGGGACTAAGCTACCCGCTAGAAAGGTTGATTGA
- a CDS encoding DUF1565 domain-containing protein translates to MASNFFVNPGTGNDSNPGTQQSPFKTITKALKEAALGSKIQLADGNYNTASGETFPLTIAAGVIVVGNEANKGSGILIEGSGTYLSRTFAGQNVTFVLLNGAELRGVTVTNLASRGTGAWAESSTPTVANSTFTQCKREGVFATGDANPVILGNVFSENAANGLSIAKNSKGQIQGNTFFKTGYGIAISDTASPTLIDNKISENRSGIVVSGTARPVLRNNISEKNTDDGLTVIANALPDLGSTNSPGGNILRNNAKFDLQNAGTNKLISVGNQIDPTKVTGSIEFASVAVNPTPAPAPTPAPAPAPTPAPTPAPTPAPTPAPTPAPAPTPAPVPVPVPTPIPVPVPVPAPAPKPTPAPTPAPAPTASDFTDISGHWAAAFIRELVKQGIVSGFPDRTFKPDATMTRAQYAALLVKAFNPSPNRAAVKFKDVAADFWASKVIQQAYQGLFLSGLPDGTFAPNKNIQRVQVIVSLVNGLGLSGNATTTIKFDDQAKIPDYAKDEVVKGIDKQIIVNYPNPKQLNPTRDATRAEVVAFVYQALVDAGRVAAVNSPYIVTA, encoded by the coding sequence ATGGCGTCAAATTTCTTTGTAAATCCAGGGACTGGTAACGATAGCAACCCTGGTACTCAACAATCCCCCTTCAAAACGATTACCAAAGCCCTCAAAGAAGCCGCATTGGGGAGCAAAATTCAATTAGCAGATGGTAATTACAATACCGCTAGTGGTGAAACCTTTCCCCTAACGATAGCTGCTGGCGTGATAGTGGTGGGTAATGAAGCCAACAAAGGTAGTGGGATTTTGATTGAGGGTAGTGGTACTTACCTCAGCCGGACTTTTGCTGGACAAAATGTCACCTTTGTGCTATTAAATGGTGCAGAACTCCGGGGGGTAACTGTGACAAATCTAGCCAGCCGTGGTACTGGTGCCTGGGCTGAATCCAGTACACCTACCGTTGCTAATAGCACCTTTACCCAATGCAAACGTGAGGGTGTATTTGCTACTGGTGATGCTAATCCAGTTATCCTCGGTAATGTGTTCTCTGAAAATGCTGCCAATGGTCTTTCCATAGCCAAAAATTCCAAAGGGCAAATTCAAGGAAACACCTTCTTCAAGACAGGTTACGGCATTGCCATTAGTGATACCGCATCACCGACACTTATAGATAACAAAATTTCCGAAAACCGTTCTGGAATTGTCGTCTCTGGTACAGCACGCCCCGTATTGCGTAATAATATCAGTGAAAAGAACACTGACGATGGTCTGACGGTGATTGCTAATGCCCTACCCGATTTGGGCAGTACCAATAGCCCAGGCGGTAACATCTTACGCAATAACGCTAAGTTTGATTTGCAAAATGCCGGTACCAACAAGTTGATTTCTGTGGGAAATCAAATTGATCCGACTAAAGTGACAGGTAGTATAGAGTTTGCATCTGTTGCCGTAAACCCGACACCCGCACCCGCACCAACACCCGCACCCGCACCCGCACCAACACCCGCACCAACACCCGCACCAACACCCGCACCAACACCCGCACCAACACCCGCACCCGCACCAACACCCGCACCAGTACCAGTACCAGTGCCCACACCGATACCAGTACCAGTACCAGTACCTGCACCCGCACCAAAACCAACACCTGCACCAACACCTGCACCCGCACCCACAGCTAGTGACTTCACTGATATTAGTGGTCATTGGGCGGCTGCATTTATTCGAGAATTAGTCAAACAGGGGATAGTCAGTGGTTTTCCAGATCGCACATTTAAACCCGATGCGACAATGACACGGGCGCAATATGCAGCCTTACTGGTCAAGGCGTTCAATCCATCTCCCAACCGTGCGGCGGTCAAATTCAAGGATGTAGCAGCCGACTTTTGGGCATCTAAGGTAATTCAGCAAGCATATCAAGGTTTATTTCTCTCTGGTCTTCCTGATGGTACCTTCGCACCTAATAAAAATATCCAGCGAGTGCAAGTAATTGTCTCTCTGGTGAATGGACTAGGGTTATCTGGTAATGCTACAACCACCATCAAATTCGATGATCAAGCGAAAATTCCCGATTACGCCAAGGATGAAGTAGTCAAAGGTATAGACAAGCAGATCATCGTCAATTACCCCAATCCCAAGCAACTCAACCCCACCCGCGATGCTACACGCGCAGAGGTGGTAGCGTTTGTGTATCAAGCTTTAGTCGATGCTGGTCGTGTAGCGGCGGTTAACTCGCCTTATATCGTCACTGCTTAA